The Cryptosporangium phraense genomic interval AGTCGAGCGCCCGGGCCCGGTTGAACAGATTTTCGACGTTGAAGGTCGCGATCCGCACGAGTCAGTACAGCCCGGCCAGGACGCTCGGCGCCAGGCCGAGCGCGGTGGTCATCCCGATCCCGGTCGTCACCGCGACCACCCGGACGCCCGGGGCCGGCGCCTCGATCAGGAAGTTCTGCATCGGGGAGCTCGCGTACACCCCGGCCCAGCGCTCGCGCACCCGCAGCGACGGCACCCCGAGCAGCGCGGCCGTCTCGTGCAGCAGCAACTCGTCGTACTCCTCGGGGCGGAAGGGCTCCGGCGTCCGCCCGTAGGAATGCGTGTCGCCGATCGTCAGCTCGCCGGTGGGTCGCTGGGTGAACATCAGGTTCACCTGGGCGTCCAACAGATCGGGACGCTCGGCCGCGAAGCGGGCGCGGATCGACGCGGCCGACGGGCAGGCGGCGAAGCCGTCGTAACGCAGCAGCGACAGGCCGGTGAGCACGGCCGGATCGAACCGGACGCCGCCCGGCGCCTCGACCCGGAGCATGTGCAGGACGCAGCGGCGCAGCGCGATCGGCTCGGTGAGCCCGGGGAACAGCCGATCGGTGTCGTGGCCGGTGGCGACCACCACCGCGCTCCCGTCGACCCGGCCTCGGCTGGTGTGGACGGTGCCGGTCTCGACGCCGAGCACGTTCGTCGCCCACCGGAAGTCGACGCCCTGCTCGGCCAGCCAGGAGGCGATGGCCGGGATCGCGGTGCGGGGGTCGACGCGCACGTCGAGCGGTAACCAGGCCCCGCCGAGCACCGTGCGCGGGTTCAGCGGGACCCGCTCGAGCACGGTCTGGCGGTCGAGCAGCTCGACCGGTTGCGCGCTGCGCTCCTGGAACTCGGCCAGCACGGCCAGCTCGTCGTCGGCTCGGGCGGCGACCACGGTGCCCGCGGTCGAGACGTCGAACCCGGCTTTGGCACCGAGGTCGAGCCAGCGCTCGCGGGCGATCAGCCCGTACTCCAGGGCCGGCCCGGCCTGCCCGGTGACGCAGCCGTGCCCGAAGTTGCGCACGGATGCGCCGGACGCGAAGTCGTCCCGGTCGACGACCACGGTGGACAGGCCGCGGCGGACCGCCTCCACGGCATGGGCGAGGCCCACGATCCCGGCTCCGACGATGACGACATCCGCAGTCATGGCGCTCAGCGTGCCATGGCTCCCGGGGATGTCCAGACAGGTTGTCGCGAAGTTCGCCCTTTCAGAGCGGGCAATTCATCTTCTCGGTCGTTATTAGCACGAGTTGTATAGTCAACTGCATGGCCCTGCACCAGACGATCGCCGACGACCTGCGCCGCCGGATCTCCACCGGCGAACTGGGCGTCGGCGACCCCCTGCCGTCGGAGGCGCAGCTCGGCGTCGAGTGGAGCGCGTCCCGGGGGACGGTCCGGCAGGCGCTCGGCGCGCTGCGGGCCGAGGGTCTGATCGGCGGCGGCCGGGGCCGGCCGCCGGTCGTGCGCGCGACCCAGGTCGCGCAGCCGTTCGAGGACTTCCTCTCGTTCTCCCGCTGGGCCCGGCAGATCGGCCGGGAGCCCGGCCAGCACACGCTCGAGGTCGCCCGGCGGCCGGTCGGCCGCGACGCGGCCGACGCGCTCGGCCTCGACGAGGGCGAGCCGGTCGTGCAGGTCCTGCGCCAGCGTCTGCTCGACGGGCGTCCGGTCCTGGTCGAGCGGACGACGTTCGTCCTGCCGGTCGGCCGTCTGCTGTTCGACTTCGACCCCGACTCCGGCTCGATCTACGACCACCTGACCCGCTGCGGAGTCGACCTCACGGTCGCCCGCCACGTGTTCGACGCGGTCGCCGCCGACGAGACCGACGTCTCCCTTCTGGACGTCGCCCCGGGCGCGCCGCTGCTCCGGGAACGCCGGCGGGCCTGCGGGCCCGACGGCGAGCCGCTCGAGTACTCCGACGACCGCTACCGGCCCGACCTCGTCACGTTCACCATCGAGAACGCCCAGCAGTCCGCTCCGGCGCTGAGCCGGACGCCACTTCCCGCGGGAGCGCAGTGATGAAGATCGATCTCGCCGTCTTCGACATGGCCGGCACCACGATCGACGAAGGCCAGCACGTCTACCGGATCCTCAGCGAGACCTCGGTCGCGCACGGCGGCCCGGCGGACGTCGACCAGTGGCACGGGGCGGCCAAGCACGAGGCGCTGGGGGCGCTGCTGAACCTCGCCCCCGGCGACGAGAAGCTGGAGCTCGTCGTGGCCGACTTCCGGGCCCGGCTCGCCGCGGCCTACGCCGAGTTCCCGCCGAAGCCGCTGCCCGGGGTGCCGGACGCACTGGCCGCGCTCCGGGCCGCCGGGGTCCGGGTCGCGCTGTCGACCGGGTTCGACCGGGAGATCGTCGGCTCGCTGCTGCCCGCGCTGGGCTGGGACGACTCGGTCGTGGACGTCGTCGTGTGCGGGAGCGACGTGCCGGCCGGGCGGCCGGCGCCGTACATGATCTTCCGGGCCATGGAGACGCTGGGCGTGACCGACGTGTCCCGGGTTCTCGTCGCCGGTGACACCCCGCGCGACCTGCGGTCGGGGCGGAACGCCGGGGCCGGGTTCGTCGTCGGGGTGCTGTCGGGGGCCGGGACGGTCGCCGAGCTCGGCGCCGAGCGGCACACCCACCTGCTGCCGTCGGTGGCCGAGGTGCCGGGGCTGGTCGCGTGATCCCGTTACGCGGTGGGCACGTGCTCGACGTCCAGCTCGACCAGGTGAGCCGGGAAGCGCGTGTAGCCGACCGACAGCGGTTCCCCGCCGGGCAGCGCGTCGAGAGCCCGGGCCACCAGCACCACCGCGCCGGGTGAGAGCTCGAGATCGCTCAGCTCGTCCGCGGTGGCGTGCCGGGCGCTGATCGTCGTCGAGACCCGGACGTAGTCGTCGATGCCGCCGGCCTCCAGCGACCGGGTGATCGAGCCGGTGCGCCGGAAGTGCGCGGCCAGGTCGGGCGCCCGGCCGAGGCCGAACCAGTGGGTGCCCCGCGAGATCGGACGCCCGGACAGCGACCGGACGACCTCCAGCCGCACCACCTGCTCACCCAGCACCGCGGCCACGTCCGGGGGCGGGACCTCGATCGCGGTCTCCAGCAGCCGGGCCGACGCGTCGCCGGAGCGCGGGCCGAGCGAGTCGGTCATCCGGGTGCGGGTGCCGATCCGGTGCGTGACCAGCGTGTGCGGGGCCACGAACGTGCCGCTGCCCCGGCGGGCCTCGACCAGCCCCTCGGCCGCCAGCGCGGCCACCGCCCGGCGGACCGTGTGCCGGTTGACCGCGAACCGCTCGGCCAGCTCGGCCTCGCTCGGGAGCCTCCCGCCGACCGGGATCCGGCCGTCGGTGACGTCGACGCGCAGCTCCTCGGCGATGAGCCGCCAGGCGGCATAGCCGCTGGGCCCCTCGTTCGCTGTCACCGCGTTCACCGACCCTCCCCTCACCGGATGTTCACCTTAAAGGGCTCGCCGCGCTCCGGGTCGCCCGGCTAAGTTGTCTAACGTACTAGACAACTTGGAGGCGCGATGGAGACCGACAGGCGCCGATGGATGCGGGCGCTGGCCGGGGCGGCCACGACCGAGCTGGCCGAGGCCTGGGAGCGCTGCGGCCCGGCCCCGGACGCCGAGTGGATCCGCGGCCCGGAGGCCGGGCTGGTCATGGTGCGCGGGCGGATCGGCGGCGGCGGCGACCGCTTCAAC includes:
- a CDS encoding phosphonatase-like hydrolase — translated: MKIDLAVFDMAGTTIDEGQHVYRILSETSVAHGGPADVDQWHGAAKHEALGALLNLAPGDEKLELVVADFRARLAAAYAEFPPKPLPGVPDALAALRAAGVRVALSTGFDREIVGSLLPALGWDDSVVDVVVCGSDVPAGRPAPYMIFRAMETLGVTDVSRVLVAGDTPRDLRSGRNAGAGFVVGVLSGAGTVAELGAERHTHLLPSVAEVPGLVA
- the phnF gene encoding phosphonate metabolism transcriptional regulator PhnF, with amino-acid sequence MNAVTANEGPSGYAAWRLIAEELRVDVTDGRIPVGGRLPSEAELAERFAVNRHTVRRAVAALAAEGLVEARRGSGTFVAPHTLVTHRIGTRTRMTDSLGPRSGDASARLLETAIEVPPPDVAAVLGEQVVRLEVVRSLSGRPISRGTHWFGLGRAPDLAAHFRRTGSITRSLEAGGIDDYVRVSTTISARHATADELSDLELSPGAVVLVARALDALPGGEPLSVGYTRFPAHLVELDVEHVPTA
- a CDS encoding GntR family transcriptional regulator; this encodes MALHQTIADDLRRRISTGELGVGDPLPSEAQLGVEWSASRGTVRQALGALRAEGLIGGGRGRPPVVRATQVAQPFEDFLSFSRWARQIGREPGQHTLEVARRPVGRDAADALGLDEGEPVVQVLRQRLLDGRPVLVERTTFVLPVGRLLFDFDPDSGSIYDHLTRCGVDLTVARHVFDAVAADETDVSLLDVAPGAPLLRERRRACGPDGEPLEYSDDRYRPDLVTFTIENAQQSAPALSRTPLPAGAQ
- a CDS encoding TIGR03364 family FAD-dependent oxidoreductase; translation: MTADVVIVGAGIVGLAHAVEAVRRGLSTVVVDRDDFASGASVRNFGHGCVTGQAGPALEYGLIARERWLDLGAKAGFDVSTAGTVVAARADDELAVLAEFQERSAQPVELLDRQTVLERVPLNPRTVLGGAWLPLDVRVDPRTAIPAIASWLAEQGVDFRWATNVLGVETGTVHTSRGRVDGSAVVVATGHDTDRLFPGLTEPIALRRCVLHMLRVEAPGGVRFDPAVLTGLSLLRYDGFAACPSAASIRARFAAERPDLLDAQVNLMFTQRPTGELTIGDTHSYGRTPEPFRPEEYDELLLHETAALLGVPSLRVRERWAGVYASSPMQNFLIEAPAPGVRVVAVTTGIGMTTALGLAPSVLAGLY